The Vicia villosa cultivar HV-30 ecotype Madison, WI unplaced genomic scaffold, Vvil1.0 ctg.005927F_1_1, whole genome shotgun sequence genome includes a region encoding these proteins:
- the LOC131642850 gene encoding tricyclene synthase TPS4, chloroplastic-like: MLLNSSFVSLHSFFKPQQLQRTNLPSSNGSLHPCYATSSNISQRKSVNYQPNIWNYDSLLSLKHDYADVKYVNRSRRLQEEVRGMINDENVEILELIENVKRLGLSYHFEKEIREALDRFLLLEEYHDAFIGKSLHDTALKFRLLREFGYDVSADVFERFIDHTGNFKACLVKDVKGMLSLYEASFMSYEGENILDEANSFTSFHLRGVHGDISNFLIEQVNHSLELPLYRRFQRLEARWYIELYGKTKDANKVLLEAAKLDFNIVQSNLQQDLIEMSRWWKGMGLAPRLSFGRDRLMECFFWAVGVAPLEPKFNDLRKGLTKVCSLITLIDDIYDIYGTLDELELFTTAVESWDINAVNILPDYMKIFFLALYNTVSELAYDALKENGYDILPYLVKAWSNMLKAFLQEARWCDDKHVPKFDEYLNNAWVSVSGVVLLTHTYFLLNQTITKEGLEHLKNLHLLLQRPSIIFRLCNDLATSSAELQRGEVANSIMCYMKENGVNEMVAHKYIHNLLNETWKKMNKDQVTYSTFPKYYLETLTNLARISHCTYQYGDGHGAPDAISQNRIKALILEPIN; encoded by the exons ATGTTGCTGAATTCATCTTTTGTTTCACTTCATAGTTTCTTCAAACCTCAACAACTACAAAGAACTAATCTTCCTAGTTCAAATGGTTCTCTCCATCCATGTTATGCCACTAGTTCAAATATTTCTCAAAGAAAATCAGTCAATTACCAACCTAATATTTGGAATTATGATAGTTTATTATCGTTAAAACACGATTATGCG gatGTCAAGTACGTGAATAGAAGCAGGAGGTTGCAAGAGGAAGTAAGAGGAATGATTAATGATGAAAATGTGGAAATCTTAGAGTTAATTGAAAATGTGAAACGCTTAGGCCTCAGCTACCACTTTGAAAAGGAGATAAGAGAAGCCCTTGATAGATTTCTATTGTTGGAAGAATATCATGATGCATTTATTGGAAAAAGTCTACATGACACTGCCTTGAAATTTAGGCTCCTCCGAGAATTTGGATATGATGTTTCTGCAG ATGTTTTTGAGAGGTTTATAGACCACACTGGAAATTTTAAGGCATGTCTTGTGAAAGATGTAAAAGGGATGTTAAGTTTGTATGAGGCATCGTTTATGTCTTATGAAGGAGAAAACATTTTGGATGAAGCAAATTCCTTCACAAGTTTTCACCTTAGAGGAGTTCATGGCGATATAAGCAATTTTCTCATTGAACAAGTGAATCATTCATTGGAGCTTCCACTTTATCGTAGATTTCAAAGGCTTGAAGCTAGATGGTATATTGAGTTATATGGAAAAACAAAGGATGCAAATAAGGTGTTGCTTGAAGCGGCTAAGTTGGATTTCAACATCGTGCAATCAAATCTACAACAAGATCTTATAGAAATGTCAAG GTGGTGGAAGGGAATGGGACTAGCTCCAAGGTTAAGCTTTGGTCGTGACAGACTAATGGAATGTTTTTTTTGGGCTGTTGGAGTGGCACCATTGGAGCCCAAATTCAATGATCTCCGCAAAGGATTAACTAAAGTATGCTCTTTAATAACTTTAATCGATGACATATATGATATCTACGGCACTTTGGATGAATTAGAGCTTTTCACAACAGCAGTAGAAAG TTGGGATATTAATGCAGTTAACATTCTTCCGGATTACATGAAGATATTCTTTTTAGCCCTCTACAACACTGTCAGTGAATTAGCATACGATGCACTTAAAGAAAATGGATATGACATTCTTCCCTACCTCGTCAAAGCG TGGTCTAATATGTTGAAAGCATTCCTACAAGAAGCAAGATGGTGTGACGATAAACATGTGCCAAAATTTGATGAATACCTCAACAATGCATGGGTGTCTGTGTCTGGTGTTGTTTTACTCACCCATACATATTTTCTACTAAATCAAACTATAACGAAGGAAGGGCTTGAACACTTGAAAAATCTCCATTTGTTATTGCAGAGACCCTCCATTATTTTTCGACTTTGCAATGATTTGGCTACTTCATCG GCGGAGTTACAAAGAGGTGAAGTAGCTAATTCAATTATGTGCTACATGAAGGAAAATGGTGTTAATGAGATGGTTGCTCACAAATACATCCATAATTTGCTTAATGAAActtggaagaagatgaacaaagaTCAAGTTACATATTCAACTTTCCCAAAATATTATCTAGAAACATTAACCAACCTTGCTAGAATTTCTCATTGCACATATCAATATGGAGATGGGCATGGAGCTCCTGATGCCATATCACAGAATCGAATAAAGGCATTAATACTTGAACCCATTAATTAA